From the Butyrivibrio fibrisolvens genome, one window contains:
- a CDS encoding SGNH/GDSL hydrolase family protein, with amino-acid sequence MNTPKQFIIKILTSILALLVICALVVVIFDPFYHYHGPLPGMTPVLTEKEYQCVGTLRNFEYQGLIVGSSVAENNNNSWYEQDFGCDTVLKAIRSYGATADLCYLLDVAFEEHSPEYVFYSIDTTSLSASPEPTYATTGSPLYLYDKNPFNDYTYLWNKDVLFKKVPYMIVQSVFADYDDNLSYNWEEGKIFSEAAMLSHYARPSTITPMKREDEYADNLAANIKLLTDQVENHPDTNFKFFFPAYSMLFWDSAYRGGDSDAYLYNEKTAIEALLEYDNVEVYYFKNNEEITTNLDNYMDTLHFTSDINHYMEQQMAAGEDRVTKDNVDEIFKSMHDYVDKIENEYVKYYEDNDMFVYDVAF; translated from the coding sequence ATGAATACACCTAAACAATTTATTATCAAAATACTCACAAGCATACTGGCGCTCCTTGTTATATGCGCCCTTGTCGTAGTCATATTCGACCCTTTCTATCACTACCACGGACCCTTGCCCGGCATGACTCCCGTTCTTACTGAGAAGGAGTACCAGTGCGTAGGAACTCTTAGAAACTTCGAATATCAGGGTCTTATAGTGGGTTCCTCTGTTGCTGAGAACAATAACAACAGCTGGTACGAACAGGATTTTGGCTGCGATACTGTACTTAAGGCTATAAGATCTTATGGCGCAACAGCAGATCTGTGCTATCTTCTGGACGTTGCCTTTGAAGAGCATAGTCCTGAGTATGTCTTTTATTCAATAGATACGACATCTCTCTCGGCATCCCCAGAGCCTACCTACGCAACTACAGGTTCGCCCCTATACCTTTATGACAAGAATCCATTCAATGACTATACATACCTTTGGAACAAGGATGTCCTTTTCAAAAAGGTTCCTTATATGATAGTTCAGTCCGTTTTTGCAGACTATGACGACAACCTCTCCTATAACTGGGAAGAGGGCAAGATCTTCTCAGAAGCTGCCATGCTAAGCCACTATGCAAGACCATCAACCATCACTCCTATGAAAAGAGAAGATGAGTACGCAGATAATCTTGCAGCCAATATAAAGCTTCTGACTGATCAGGTAGAAAACCACCCTGATACAAACTTTAAGTTCTTTTTCCCTGCATACTCTATGTTGTTTTGGGATAGCGCTTATAGAGGAGGCGACTCTGATGCATACCTCTATAATGAGAAAACTGCCATAGAAGCTCTCTTAGAATATGACAATGTCGAAGTTTATTACTTCAAGAACAATGAAGAGATAACTACCAATCTTGATAATTATATGGATACCCTCCACTTCACATCTGATATCAACCACTATATGGAGCAGCAGATGGCGGCAGGAGAGGACAGAGTTACTAAAGATAACGTGGATGAGATATTCAAGTCCATGCATGATTATGTTGATAAAATAGAAAATGAGTACGTCAAGTACTACGAAGACAACGATATGTTCGTATATGACGTAGCATTCTAA
- a CDS encoding zinc ribbon domain-containing protein, with amino-acid sequence MANFFEKLGDSISKGAATVNQKANDLMETNKLNQDIKAAQAQKDADIVKLGQLLYNFKKNPDSAEPDYDAVIADMDSIDEKIASLKKQLQDLRNEQICPNCGNAVAKGTAFCPHCGNKMPVPEVKPVNPCPSCGKENTPGDKFCQFCGTPLNQEAPAAPAAEAPAAEAPVHMCPQCGTPYNEGDKFCQNCGQTL; translated from the coding sequence ATGGCAAATTTCTTTGAAAAACTTGGGGACAGCATTTCTAAGGGAGCAGCAACAGTTAACCAGAAGGCCAATGACCTTATGGAGACCAATAAACTCAATCAGGATATCAAGGCTGCACAGGCTCAGAAGGACGCTGATATCGTGAAGCTCGGTCAGCTGTTATACAACTTCAAGAAGAACCCTGACTCTGCAGAACCTGATTATGATGCAGTAATCGCTGATATGGACAGCATCGATGAGAAGATTGCTTCTCTTAAGAAGCAGCTTCAGGATCTTCGTAACGAGCAGATCTGCCCTAACTGTGGCAACGCAGTAGCTAAGGGAACAGCATTCTGCCCTCACTGCGGCAACAAAATGCCTGTACCTGAAGTTAAGCCTGTAAATCCATGCCCAAGCTGTGGCAAGGAGAATACACCTGGAGATAAGTTCTGCCAGTTCTGCGGAACACCTCTTAATCAGGAAGCACCTGCAGCACCTGCAGCAGAAGCACCAGCAGCAGAGGCACCTGTTCACATGTGCCCTCAGTGCGGAACACCTTATAACGAAGGCGACAAGTTCTGCCAGAACTGTGGACAGACACTGTAA
- the trpA gene encoding tryptophan synthase subunit alpha, with the protein MSDIKIADAFKNGKAFIPFITGGDPDLDTTKKLIIAMQEAGSDLIEIGIPFSDPIAEGPVIQEADERALSAGVTTDKLFDMLKELYEEGGIKVPMVFLTYANAIFAYGKEKFMKRCKESGMLGVIVPDIPYEEKEEFEDVADEYGISMISMIAPTSKERIKMIAEDAKGFLYVVSSMGVTGIREEFSSDIEDMISAVREVSDIPAAVGFGISNPEKAREMAAKSDGAIVGSAIVKIVGQYGKDCVPYVSKFVKELKDGVRKAN; encoded by the coding sequence ATGTCAGATATTAAGATTGCAGATGCCTTCAAAAACGGCAAGGCATTTATACCATTTATAACAGGCGGTGATCCCGACCTTGATACTACCAAAAAACTCATAATAGCTATGCAGGAAGCAGGCAGTGACCTCATCGAGATAGGTATACCTTTTTCAGACCCCATAGCAGAAGGCCCTGTGATTCAGGAAGCTGACGAGAGGGCTCTTAGCGCAGGAGTAACAACAGACAAGCTTTTTGATATGTTAAAAGAGTTGTATGAAGAAGGCGGGATTAAGGTTCCTATGGTATTCCTGACATACGCCAATGCTATTTTTGCCTATGGTAAAGAGAAGTTCATGAAAAGGTGTAAGGAAAGCGGAATGCTGGGCGTGATCGTACCGGATATCCCTTATGAGGAAAAAGAAGAATTCGAAGATGTCGCTGATGAGTATGGAATATCTATGATCTCAATGATCGCACCTACTTCCAAAGAGCGCATCAAGATGATTGCAGAAGACGCCAAGGGATTCCTCTATGTAGTATCATCTATGGGAGTTACAGGTATCAGAGAAGAGTTTTCATCCGACATAGAAGATATGATAAGCGCTGTAAGGGAAGTATCTGATATCCCGGCAGCAGTAGGCTTTGGAATATCCAATCCTGAGAAGGCCAGAGAGATGGCAGCAAAGTCAGACGGCGCTATAGTAGGATCAGCTATCGTCAAGATAGTAGGTCAGTACGGCAAGGACTGCGTACCTTATGTAAGCAAATTTGTCAAAGAACTTAAAGACGGAGTAAGGAAAGCAAACTGA
- the trpB gene encoding tryptophan synthase subunit beta — METKGRFGQFGGQYIPETLMNAVKELEDAYNKYKDDPDFNKELNDLLNNYAGRPSLLYEAKKMTQDLGGAKIYLKREDLNHTGAHKINNVLGQCLLAKRMGKTRVIAETGAGQHGVATATVAALMGLECEIFMGKLDTERQALNVYRMKLLGAKVNAVESGTGTLKDAVNAAMKEWSTRVSDTHYVLGSVMGPYPFPTIVRDFQAVISKEIKAQMLEKEGRLPDAVLACVGGGSNAIGAFYDFIDDTEVELIGCEAAGEGADTPRTAATMATGKLGIFHGMKSLFCQNEDGQIAPVYSISAGLDYPGVGPEHAYLADIGRAKYVPVTDEEAVNAFEYLSKTEGIIPAIESSHAVAYAMKLAPKMRKDQIMVINLSGRGDKDVAAIARYRGENLQD, encoded by the coding sequence ATGGAAACTAAAGGCAGGTTCGGACAATTTGGCGGCCAGTACATTCCGGAGACTCTCATGAATGCAGTCAAGGAACTGGAAGATGCCTATAACAAATATAAAGACGACCCGGATTTTAACAAGGAGCTGAATGATCTTCTTAATAACTACGCAGGTCGTCCATCACTACTGTATGAAGCCAAGAAGATGACACAGGACCTTGGAGGAGCCAAGATATACCTTAAGCGAGAAGACCTAAACCACACAGGCGCCCACAAGATCAATAACGTACTGGGACAGTGCCTTCTTGCAAAGCGCATGGGCAAGACCAGAGTCATAGCAGAGACAGGCGCAGGTCAGCACGGCGTAGCAACCGCCACTGTTGCTGCTCTCATGGGTCTTGAATGTGAGATCTTCATGGGCAAGCTGGATACAGAGAGGCAGGCCCTTAACGTATACAGGATGAAGCTACTTGGAGCTAAGGTCAATGCTGTAGAGTCAGGAACAGGCACACTCAAGGACGCTGTCAATGCAGCCATGAAAGAATGGAGTACCAGAGTATCAGATACTCACTACGTACTTGGATCAGTAATGGGACCGTATCCGTTCCCTACCATCGTTCGTGATTTTCAGGCAGTTATCTCCAAAGAGATCAAAGCTCAGATGCTGGAAAAAGAGGGAAGACTCCCCGATGCAGTTCTTGCCTGCGTAGGAGGAGGATCCAATGCTATAGGAGCATTCTATGACTTTATAGATGATACAGAAGTTGAGCTTATAGGATGCGAGGCAGCAGGTGAGGGAGCTGATACGCCAAGGACTGCTGCGACAATGGCTACCGGCAAGCTTGGAATCTTCCATGGTATGAAGTCACTCTTTTGCCAGAATGAGGATGGACAGATCGCACCGGTATATTCTATATCAGCGGGTCTCGACTATCCTGGCGTAGGACCTGAGCATGCATATCTTGCAGATATTGGAAGAGCTAAGTACGTACCTGTAACAGATGAGGAGGCTGTTAATGCCTTCGAATATCTCTCAAAGACAGAGGGTATAATTCCTGCAATAGAGAGTTCACACGCAGTTGCATATGCGATGAAGCTGGCTCCCAAGATGCGCAAGGATCAGATCATGGTCATTAACTTATCAGGGCGCGGAGACAAAGACGTTGCAGCAATAGCCCGCTACCGCGGCGAGAATCTTCAGGATTAA
- a CDS encoding phosphoribosylanthranilate isomerase: MVKLKICGLMTKEDCVIMNGFKPDYCGLVFANTRHHLTDQMAGDIRNTLDISIPTVGVFVDDDIDHIVELYNSAIIQIIQLHGHEDAAYIQELRDRIDKSKPDKKRHYDEFGPGAPIMKAIRVKDGSEFKDADSLPVDMLLLDNFQENLPGGTGKSFELSMIPKLNKPYFLAGGLSADNITSALAQSRPYAVDVSSSIETDGHKDWKKVEKLMRVIEPYRPQSQLV; the protein is encoded by the coding sequence ATGGTAAAGTTAAAGATCTGCGGTCTTATGACTAAGGAAGACTGCGTAATAATGAACGGATTCAAACCGGATTACTGCGGACTTGTTTTTGCAAACACAAGGCATCATCTTACGGATCAGATGGCAGGGGATATAAGGAATACTCTTGATATCTCAATTCCAACAGTTGGAGTATTTGTAGATGATGATATAGATCATATCGTAGAACTTTATAACAGCGCCATAATCCAGATAATCCAGCTCCACGGGCATGAAGATGCTGCATATATCCAAGAACTAAGAGACAGGATTGACAAGTCCAAGCCTGATAAGAAAAGGCATTATGATGAGTTTGGACCTGGAGCTCCTATCATGAAAGCGATAAGAGTTAAGGACGGATCTGAATTCAAGGATGCTGACAGTCTTCCTGTAGATATGCTGCTACTTGATAATTTTCAGGAGAACCTCCCGGGAGGAACAGGTAAGAGCTTCGAACTCTCCATGATCCCCAAACTTAATAAGCCTTACTTCCTTGCAGGTGGACTATCAGCTGATAACATAACATCAGCTCTTGCACAGTCAAGGCCATATGCCGTTGATGTCTCCTCTTCCATCGAAACAGACGGCCATAAAGACTGGAAAAAGGTTGAGAAACTCATGAGAGTTATAGAGCCTTACAGGCCACAATCACAACTCGTGTGA
- the trpC gene encoding indole-3-glycerol phosphate synthase TrpC: protein MILDDLVAATKKRLITEKNDIPFDKMKEMALNIRSMELNESRADKTRADKTRADKTNETELKESEAPEVKASKSVASDYRFTKALEGPGIHFICEVKKASPSKGIIADNFPYIDIAREYENIGADCISVLTEPDYFKGNINYLKDIQNAGVTTPLLRKDFTIDEYMIYQAKVYGASAILLICAILDDKKLKEYHELATSLGLSVLVEAHDKEEVRRALNIDARIIGVNNRNLKDFTVDLGNSIRLRELVPADKIFVAESGIKTEADMIKLRDAEVNAVLIGETMMRADDKRGMIKRLKGI from the coding sequence ATGATACTTGATGATCTCGTGGCAGCTACTAAAAAGCGCCTAATTACAGAAAAAAACGATATACCTTTCGATAAGATGAAAGAGATGGCTCTTAATATAAGGAGCATGGAACTAAATGAATCAAGAGCTGATAAAACAAGAGCGGATAAAACAAGAGCTGATAAAACAAACGAAACGGAATTAAAAGAATCAGAAGCACCAGAAGTAAAAGCATCAAAATCTGTAGCATCAGATTATAGATTCACTAAAGCTCTTGAAGGTCCTGGAATCCACTTTATCTGCGAAGTTAAGAAAGCATCTCCTTCAAAAGGGATAATCGCAGACAACTTCCCTTATATAGATATTGCAAGGGAGTATGAGAATATAGGTGCAGACTGCATCTCAGTACTAACAGAACCTGACTATTTCAAAGGTAATATAAATTATCTAAAAGATATACAGAATGCAGGGGTTACTACTCCCCTACTTAGAAAAGACTTCACCATAGATGAGTACATGATATATCAGGCCAAGGTATACGGGGCATCAGCGATACTCCTTATATGCGCAATCCTTGATGATAAGAAGCTAAAGGAGTATCACGAGCTTGCAACATCACTTGGACTGTCAGTACTAGTTGAAGCGCACGACAAAGAGGAAGTTAGAAGGGCTCTTAACATAGATGCAAGGATCATCGGTGTCAATAACAGGAACCTGAAAGACTTCACAGTAGATCTTGGTAACAGCATAAGGCTTAGAGAGCTGGTCCCTGCTGACAAGATATTCGTAGCAGAAAGCGGCATCAAGACAGAGGCTGATATGATCAAGCTAAGAGATGCAGAAGTAAATGCTGTACTTATAGGCGAGACTATGATGAGAGCTGATGATAAAAGAGGCATGATAAAAAGGCTTAAGGGTATCTAA
- the trpD gene encoding anthranilate phosphoribosyltransferase: MIKEAIAQVVAGKDLDAQTAKEAMSEMFDGTATQAQIAAFITGLRMKGETVTEITACANVMREKGIRVQPSTDVMEIVGTGGDLVGTFNISTTSAFVIAAAGVPVAKHGNRSVSSKSGAADVLEQLGATITLEPDQMMKVLDETGICFLFAQKYHSSMKYAAPVRKELGIRTIFNILGPLTNPAAAKMQVMGVYDQKLVEPLAQVLSNLGVTRGVVVCGSDGIDEVTLTGPTTVCEIREGNLHTYELSPEVFGLKLCKLEDLIGGTPQENAQITRDILSGKEQGPKRDDVILNAALAIYLGIDGISMAEAVVKAKETIDSGKAIETLDRFVAATNKYAELSA, translated from the coding sequence ATGATCAAAGAAGCAATCGCACAGGTAGTAGCAGGTAAGGATCTTGACGCACAGACAGCTAAAGAGGCAATGAGCGAGATGTTTGATGGAACAGCAACTCAGGCTCAGATTGCAGCTTTCATCACAGGGCTTCGTATGAAGGGTGAGACTGTAACTGAGATAACAGCATGTGCCAATGTTATGAGAGAAAAGGGTATCAGAGTTCAGCCAAGTACTGATGTAATGGAGATCGTAGGTACAGGCGGAGATCTTGTTGGAACTTTTAATATATCTACAACTTCTGCATTCGTTATCGCGGCAGCAGGCGTACCTGTAGCTAAGCACGGTAACAGATCTGTGTCTTCCAAGTCAGGTGCTGCCGATGTTCTTGAGCAACTTGGAGCTACAATTACTCTTGAGCCTGATCAGATGATGAAGGTTTTGGATGAAACAGGAATTTGTTTCCTCTTCGCTCAGAAGTACCACTCTTCTATGAAATATGCAGCGCCTGTTCGTAAGGAGCTTGGAATAAGGACTATCTTCAATATCCTCGGACCTCTTACCAATCCGGCAGCAGCCAAGATGCAGGTAATGGGCGTATATGACCAGAAACTCGTAGAACCCCTTGCCCAGGTTCTGTCCAATCTTGGAGTTACAAGAGGCGTCGTAGTGTGTGGAAGCGATGGCATCGATGAAGTTACTCTTACAGGTCCTACAACAGTATGTGAGATAAGAGAAGGTAACCTTCACACCTATGAGCTCTCACCTGAAGTCTTCGGCTTAAAGCTCTGCAAGCTTGAAGACCTGATCGGAGGAACTCCGCAGGAGAACGCCCAGATCACAAGAGATATCCTCTCAGGCAAGGAACAGGGACCAAAGAGAGATGATGTAATCTTAAATGCAGCTCTTGCTATCTACCTCGGAATAGACGGAATATCAATGGCAGAAGCAGTTGTTAAGGCAAAAGAAACTATCGATTCAGGCAAAGCGATAGAAACTCTTGACAGATTCGTAGCTGCAACCAACAAATATGCAGAACTTAGCGCCTGA
- a CDS encoding GGDEF domain-containing protein codes for MPGGSFLSDEQKEKNNNYDYQQTVIFDYVSEDNFDGLLIDLDSIGTNITDYAKDVFLGNFIDQKIPFLLLSEFNGNKTINNPWMKHDRNQGYQAILDIENYVTAGELPVPSNDHNVPAIEISEAESMKQLSIIAEKLLRRLPDSTPVYSNIMELLSLGGIKDAFILVYGDGIPNTIKEPWIMPEKILVKGLLHDGKNIDLPSGTIVDTMNLLDESTEEALNPGGWIARTLYFHENQNGVMAIKINSNFMVPNFENIMFEIIHSAINSAFKDIIFQNMAEEIVSLQVEVERGDSILDRLGEKDYMTGEYNRRGFFTHAYDYMRRDYVEGTYAIISYVDLDTLRSINELYGRQEGNLAIKRTAVVLHNVFGEQALVGRLRGNEFAVLLITNRKDKLEYLRASMQQQNARLMAEQDKPYSIHLMFVINQFEYSSSIRFEDMLKETDINLKNMKNMM; via the coding sequence ATGCCCGGCGGAAGTTTTCTTTCAGATGAGCAGAAAGAAAAAAACAACAATTATGATTATCAGCAGACTGTTATCTTTGACTATGTCAGCGAAGATAACTTTGACGGACTACTCATAGATTTAGATAGCATTGGAACTAATATTACTGACTATGCCAAGGATGTATTTCTTGGAAACTTTATTGATCAAAAAATTCCATTTCTTCTTTTATCAGAGTTTAATGGCAATAAGACCATCAACAATCCCTGGATGAAACACGATAGAAATCAAGGATACCAGGCCATCCTTGATATAGAGAATTATGTCACGGCAGGTGAACTTCCTGTTCCTTCAAATGATCACAATGTTCCTGCTATAGAGATCTCGGAAGCAGAGTCTATGAAACAGCTGTCTATCATAGCTGAAAAGCTTCTTCGCAGACTTCCGGACAGTACTCCTGTTTATTCTAATATTATGGAACTTCTTTCGCTTGGAGGTATCAAGGATGCATTTATTCTTGTGTATGGAGATGGTATACCCAATACTATTAAAGAGCCTTGGATCATGCCAGAGAAGATCCTAGTCAAAGGACTTCTTCATGATGGTAAGAATATCGATCTGCCAAGTGGAACTATTGTCGATACCATGAACCTTCTTGACGAGTCCACAGAAGAAGCCTTGAACCCGGGCGGATGGATTGCCAGAACACTGTATTTCCATGAGAATCAAAATGGTGTTATGGCTATTAAGATCAATAGTAATTTCATGGTTCCTAATTTCGAAAACATTATGTTCGAGATCATTCACTCTGCCATTAACAGCGCCTTTAAAGATATCATCTTCCAGAATATGGCAGAAGAGATAGTATCCCTTCAGGTAGAAGTCGAAAGGGGCGATTCTATTCTCGACCGCCTCGGTGAAAAAGACTATATGACCGGTGAGTACAATAGGCGCGGATTCTTCACTCACGCCTACGATTATATGAGAAGGGATTATGTAGAGGGAACCTATGCAATCATCTCTTATGTTGATCTTGATACTCTAAGAAGTATCAATGAACTCTACGGCAGGCAGGAAGGCAATCTTGCAATAAAAAGAACAGCTGTTGTCCTTCATAACGTATTTGGTGAACAAGCCCTTGTTGGAAGACTTAGGGGCAATGAATTTGCTGTACTTCTTATAACTAATAGAAAAGATAAGCTCGAGTACTTAAGAGCTTCTATGCAACAGCAAAATGCAAGGCTCATGGCAGAGCAAGATAAGCCTTACAGTATCCATCTTATGTTCGTTATCAATCAGTTCGAGTATAGCAGCTCTATACGATTTGAAGACATGCTCAAAGAGACTGATATAAACCTTAAGAATATGAAGAACATGATGTAA
- the gyrA gene encoding DNA gyrase subunit A: MADNENQNGINAGNDLPDDVFDQTEATNTTDITEVDLKKTMETSYIDYAMSVIASRALPDVRDGLKPVQRRVLYSMVELNNGPDKPHRKCARIVGDTMGKFHPHGDTSIYGALVYLAQPWNMRYCLVDGHGNFGSVDGDGPAAMRYTEARLTKISMEMVADINKDTVDFVPNFDETEKEPAVLPSRIPNLLVNGTTGIAVGMATNIPPHNLREVVRAINLMIDNKVNEGRETEIDELLPIIKAPDYPTGGIILGTRGAEEAYRTGRGKVICRAVTDIEPMNGGKNRIVVTELPYLVNKAKLIERIAELVKNKKIDGITALRDESDKDGMRIVIELRHDVNAQVMLNKLYKHTDLQASFGVIMLALVNNEPKILSLDKMLRYYILHQEDVVTRRTKYDLGKAEERDHILQGLLIALDNIDEVIRIIRGSETVQIAKEQLMARFGLSEAQSQAIVDMRLRTLTGLERDKLQAEHEELLKKIAELKAILADHNLLLGVIKKEITEIADKYGDDRKTQIGHDEAEFEDEDLIPNVNTVIALTSLGYIKRMAIDNFKAQNRGGHGIKGISTIDGDYVTDLLMTTTHNNVMFFTSTGRVYTMKTYKIPEASRTSRGTAIVNLLQLGPDEKITAIIPVGSFEEEDKHLFMVTKKGTVKKTPIKDFANIRKNGLRCINLEEDDELIEVKTTRNSSDIFLVTKNGMCIRFKETDVRAMGRDAMGVRGMMLDDDDEIIGMQIDTQGSSLLVVSEKGYGKRTKLEEFKTQYRGGKGLKCYRIIEKTGRLVGVKAVNDEHEVMMITDQGTIIQLRMSDVSIYSRITSGVRLIKLDDGASVVSIAKVREKVSDGNVEYENMDDAMEDTGEEDVVSSEDDFDEEDMIEDEDNIEEKSDEEYGDESEDDSDDNF; this comes from the coding sequence ATGGCTGACAATGAAAATCAGAACGGAATAAACGCCGGAAATGATCTTCCAGATGATGTCTTTGATCAGACAGAAGCGACCAATACGACAGATATAACGGAAGTAGATTTAAAGAAGACAATGGAGACATCCTATATAGACTATGCGATGTCTGTTATAGCATCAAGAGCACTTCCTGACGTAAGAGACGGACTTAAGCCTGTTCAAAGGCGTGTGCTCTACTCCATGGTCGAACTCAATAACGGACCTGACAAGCCGCACCGTAAGTGTGCCCGTATCGTCGGTGATACAATGGGTAAATTCCACCCTCATGGCGATACATCCATATACGGAGCGCTGGTATATCTGGCCCAGCCCTGGAACATGAGATACTGTCTCGTAGACGGACACGGTAACTTTGGTTCAGTCGATGGCGACGGACCGGCTGCCATGCGATACACAGAGGCAAGACTTACCAAGATCTCCATGGAGATGGTAGCTGATATTAACAAGGATACAGTAGACTTCGTTCCTAACTTTGATGAAACAGAGAAAGAGCCTGCTGTACTTCCCAGCAGAATACCTAATCTTCTTGTAAACGGAACAACAGGTATTGCTGTAGGTATGGCTACTAATATCCCGCCCCATAACCTTAGAGAAGTTGTAAGAGCTATAAATCTTATGATCGATAATAAGGTCAATGAAGGCAGAGAGACAGAGATAGATGAGCTGCTTCCTATCATCAAGGCACCTGACTATCCTACAGGCGGTATAATCCTTGGAACAAGAGGTGCTGAGGAAGCTTACAGAACAGGACGAGGCAAGGTAATCTGCAGAGCCGTAACAGACATAGAGCCTATGAACGGCGGCAAGAACAGGATCGTCGTAACAGAGCTTCCATACCTTGTAAATAAGGCTAAACTTATCGAGAGAATCGCAGAACTTGTCAAGAACAAGAAGATTGACGGTATCACTGCTCTTCGCGATGAGTCTGATAAGGACGGTATGCGCATAGTTATAGAGCTGCGTCATGATGTTAATGCACAGGTTATGCTCAACAAGCTCTATAAGCATACAGATCTCCAGGCATCTTTTGGTGTTATCATGCTGGCTCTTGTTAATAATGAGCCCAAAATCTTATCACTTGATAAGATGCTCAGATATTATATCCTCCATCAGGAAGATGTAGTAACAAGAAGAACCAAATATGATCTTGGTAAGGCAGAAGAAAGAGATCATATCTTACAGGGTCTGCTTATAGCACTTGATAATATCGATGAAGTAATAAGGATCATCAGAGGAAGTGAAACAGTTCAGATCGCCAAAGAGCAGTTAATGGCTCGTTTCGGACTCTCTGAAGCACAGTCTCAGGCTATCGTAGATATGAGACTTCGTACTCTCACAGGTTTGGAAAGAGACAAGCTTCAGGCTGAGCACGAAGAACTCCTTAAGAAGATCGCTGAACTTAAGGCTATTCTTGCTGATCACAATCTCCTTCTTGGTGTTATCAAAAAAGAGATCACAGAGATTGCTGATAAATACGGCGATGACAGAAAGACACAGATCGGACATGATGAGGCTGAATTCGAAGATGAAGACCTCATCCCGAATGTAAATACAGTAATCGCTCTTACATCTCTTGGTTATATCAAGAGAATGGCTATTGATAACTTCAAAGCTCAGAACAGAGGCGGTCACGGAATCAAGGGTATCAGTACTATTGACGGAGACTATGTAACAGATCTTCTCATGACTACAACACACAACAATGTGATGTTCTTCACATCAACAGGTCGTGTGTATACTATGAAGACCTATAAGATTCCGGAAGCATCCAGAACATCCAGAGGAACAGCTATTGTCAATCTCCTGCAGCTGGGACCTGATGAGAAGATAACAGCTATCATCCCTGTTGGAAGCTTCGAAGAAGAAGACAAGCACCTGTTCATGGTTACTAAGAAAGGAACAGTCAAGAAGACTCCTATCAAGGATTTTGCCAATATCCGTAAGAACGGACTTAGATGCATAAACCTTGAAGAGGATGATGAGCTTATCGAAGTTAAGACTACCAGAAACAGCTCAGATATCTTCCTTGTAACAAAGAACGGAATGTGTATACGCTTTAAAGAGACAGATGTTCGTGCCATGGGCCGTGATGCAATGGGTGTACGTGGTATGATGCTGGACGATGATGATGAGATCATCGGAATGCAGATAGATACTCAGGGTTCTTCTCTTCTTGTAGTATCAGAGAAAGGATACGGTAAGCGTACTAAGCTTGAAGAGTTCAAGACTCAGTACAGAGGCGGTAAAGGACTTAAGTGCTACAGGATCATAGAAAAGACAGGTCGTCTTGTAGGTGTCAAGGCTGTTAACGATGAGCATGAAGTCATGATGATCACTGATCAGGGTACTATCATCCAGCTTAGAATGAGCGATGTATCTATATATAGCCGTATCACATCTGGTGTAAGGCTTATAAAGCTTGATGATGGTGCAAGTGTTGTAAGTATCGCCAAGGTTCGTGAGAAGGTATCAGACGGAAACGTTGAGTATGAAAATATGGACGATGCCATGGAAGATACAGGCGAAGAAGATGTAGTATCATCTGAGGATGATTTTGATGAAGAAGATATGATCGAAGATGAGGATAATATCGAAGAGAAATCAGATGAGGAGTACGGCGACGAATCTGAAGATGATTCAGACGATAACTTCTAA